In Allomuricauda ruestringensis DSM 13258, the following proteins share a genomic window:
- the rpsA gene encoding 30S ribosomal protein S1 has protein sequence MAEEKQNVEVEETAAAPEVKETEPKQDPQEFLENFDWDKYEEGIERVDDTKLKEFETLVEENFVDTADEEVVEGKVVHMTDREAIIDINAKSEGVISLNEFRYNPDLKVGDKVEVLIDIREDKTGQLVLSHRKARTIKAWERVNNAHDKEEIVTGFVKCRTKGGMIVDVFGIEAFLPGSQIDVKPIRDYDQYVGKTMEFKVVKINHEFKNVVVSHKALIEADIEEQKKEIIGQLEKGQVLEGIVKNITSYGVFIDLGGVDGLVHITDLSWSRINHPNEVVDLDQKLNVVILDFDDNKSRIQLGLKQLEKHPWDALGDEIKVGDKVKGKVVVIADYGAFIEVADGVEGLIHVSEMSWSTHLRSAQDFVNVGDEVEAVVLTLDREDRKMSLGIKQLTPDPWTDITSKYPVGSRHKGIVRNFTNFGVFVELEEGIDGLIYISDLSWTKKIKHPSEFVAVGDTLEVEVLELDVEGRKLSLGHKQTTENPWDKYSEEFAEGTVHKAAIAEVVDKGATIDFNEDIVGFVPQRHMEKEDGKKLVKGEEAEFKIIEFNKDFKRVVASHTAIFREQEDRNVKAAAKKRAASSDEAAPTLGDANSALQALKDKMEADSKKK, from the coding sequence ATGGCTGAAGAAAAACAAAACGTTGAGGTAGAAGAAACTGCCGCAGCACCAGAAGTAAAAGAAACAGAACCCAAGCAAGATCCTCAGGAGTTTCTTGAAAATTTTGATTGGGACAAGTACGAAGAAGGAATTGAGCGCGTAGATGATACCAAGCTCAAGGAATTCGAGACACTTGTAGAGGAAAACTTTGTGGACACTGCCGATGAGGAAGTAGTGGAAGGAAAAGTGGTTCACATGACAGACCGTGAGGCGATCATTGATATCAATGCCAAGTCCGAAGGTGTAATTTCCTTGAATGAGTTCCGCTACAATCCCGATCTCAAAGTTGGTGATAAAGTTGAGGTACTTATAGATATCCGTGAGGACAAGACCGGTCAATTGGTGTTGTCTCACCGTAAAGCAAGAACCATCAAGGCGTGGGAGCGTGTTAACAACGCACACGACAAAGAAGAGATTGTTACTGGATTCGTTAAATGTCGTACCAAAGGTGGTATGATCGTGGACGTATTCGGCATCGAGGCATTCTTGCCGGGTTCCCAAATCGATGTGAAGCCTATCCGCGATTACGATCAGTACGTAGGCAAGACCATGGAGTTCAAAGTAGTGAAGATCAACCACGAGTTCAAGAACGTAGTGGTTTCCCACAAAGCTTTGATTGAAGCGGATATCGAAGAGCAGAAAAAAGAGATCATTGGCCAATTGGAAAAAGGTCAAGTATTGGAAGGTATCGTGAAGAACATTACATCTTACGGGGTATTTATCGACCTTGGAGGTGTGGATGGATTGGTTCACATTACCGACCTATCCTGGAGCAGGATCAACCACCCGAACGAAGTTGTGGACCTAGATCAGAAATTGAACGTTGTTATCCTTGATTTTGATGATAACAAGTCAAGAATCCAGTTGGGTCTTAAGCAATTGGAGAAACATCCATGGGATGCCTTGGGTGATGAGATCAAAGTTGGCGACAAAGTAAAAGGTAAAGTGGTTGTAATTGCCGATTACGGTGCATTTATCGAAGTTGCCGATGGCGTTGAAGGTTTGATCCACGTTTCAGAAATGTCGTGGAGTACGCACCTAAGATCCGCCCAAGACTTTGTGAACGTGGGAGACGAAGTTGAAGCTGTTGTATTGACCTTGGATAGGGAAGATCGTAAAATGTCGTTGGGTATTAAGCAATTAACGCCAGACCCATGGACCGATATTACTTCCAAATATCCTGTTGGATCAAGGCACAAGGGAATCGTTAGAAACTTTACCAATTTTGGGGTATTCGTAGAGTTGGAAGAAGGAATCGACGGTTTGATCTATATCTCCGATCTTTCTTGGACCAAGAAGATCAAGCATCCATCCGAGTTTGTTGCCGTAGGCGACACCTTGGAGGTGGAAGTATTGGAATTGGACGTAGAAGGCCGCAAATTGAGCCTTGGACACAAACAGACCACAGAGAACCCTTGGGACAAGTACTCCGAAGAGTTTGCTGAAGGTACCGTGCACAAAGCTGCAATTGCAGAGGTTGTTGACAAAGGAGCTACCATTGACTTCAACGAGGATATCGTTGGATTTGTTCCACAACGCCACATGGAAAAAGAAGACGGCAAGAAACTTGTAAAAGGAGAAGAGGCCGAATTCAAGATCATCGAGTTCAATAAGGATTTCAAGAGAGTGGTGGCAAGCCATACTGCAATCTTTAGAGAGCAAGAAGACAGAAATGTGAAAGCTGCAGCCAAGAAAAGAGCCGCATCATCCGATGAAGCTGCTCCGACCCTTGGAGATGCCAACTCCGCATTGCAAGCATTGAAAGACAAAATGGAAGCCGATTCCAAGAAAAAATAA
- the pyrR gene encoding bifunctional pyr operon transcriptional regulator/uracil phosphoribosyltransferase PyrR, with translation MSQKVLLTSKEINIILHRLACQLMENHLDFTDTALIGIQPRGVFLAERLVKILKKEYKIKHIDLGFLDITFFRDDFGRGEILKANSTQMDFLVEDKKVVFIDDVLYTGRSIRAALTAIQSFGRPSNIELLTLIDRRFSRHLPIQPTYRGRQVDAINKEKVKVMWEENDGEDKVYLVSK, from the coding sequence ATGAGTCAAAAAGTTCTGCTTACTTCAAAGGAAATCAACATCATACTGCACCGGTTGGCCTGTCAGCTAATGGAAAACCATTTGGATTTTACCGATACCGCATTGATCGGTATCCAGCCCAGAGGCGTTTTTTTGGCAGAAAGGTTGGTAAAGATTCTCAAAAAAGAATACAAGATCAAACATATTGACCTTGGTTTCTTGGACATCACATTTTTTAGGGACGATTTTGGACGGGGAGAAATCCTAAAAGCCAATTCTACACAAATGGATTTTTTGGTGGAGGATAAAAAAGTGGTGTTCATTGATGATGTGCTCTATACCGGAAGAAGCATCAGGGCGGCACTAACGGCCATCCAATCCTTTGGAAGACCAAGCAACATCGAACTATTGACATTGATAGATAGGCGTTTTAGCAGACATTTGCCCATACAACCAACGTATAGGGGCAGGCAGGTGGATGCCATCAATAAAGAAAAAGTAAAGGTGATGTGGGAAGAGAACGACGGTGAGGATAAAGTATATTTAGTAAGCAAATAA